ATCGCGCAGTTTTTGATTGGTTACGGCCACATCTACCATACGATTACCATAAACTTTCCCCAACTTCACCATTACCCCTGTAGAAAGAATATTTAAAGCCATTTTGGTGGCTGTTCCAGCTTTCAACCGCGTGGAACCGGCTAATACTTCTGGCCCCACTAACAGCCGAATATCCACATCCACCTTCACTGTTACCTCTTCAGGAGACACACAGGCAATAAAAATTGTGGTTGCCCCCTGTTTTTGAGCGGCAGTAATTGCCCCCTGCACATAAGGAGTGGTGCCACCGGCGGTAATTCCTACTACCACGTCTTTTGAGGTAATTTGATGATGCGCGATCGCGCTTTCCCCATCTTCCACGCGATCTTCTAATCCTTCTGAACTTTTGACAAGGGCTTGTTCACCACCAGCAATAATACCCTGCACTAATTCAGGTGAGGTACAAAAAGTTGGGGGACATTCTGCTGCATCTAATACCCCTAAACGTCCACTAGTTCCAGCCCCGACATAAAATAAACGTCCCCCATTTTGGAGGGCTTCGCTAGTCAAATCAATCGCACGGGCAATTTCATAACGAGCATTGCCAATCGCGGTTAGGGTTTTGGCATCCTCCTGATTAAAGAGTTCAACAATTTCCAAGCTAGAAAGTTGGTCTAAATTGCGGCTATGAGGGTTATTTTGTTCCGTTAAAAGGTGACCCCGAGAAGAAACCATAATTTTGAATTAGAGTAAGTTTTCCAAGCGACGACGAACATCGTCTAAACTATCAGTTTTTGGCTCTTGTGAAGGGTTCACCGTTCCCTGCAAATTCCAATCAGTTTGTTCTACGCTGGTATCAGGAGGGGTAATTAATTCTCCTTCTGGAATGCGTCGGGCTTCATAACCAGTTTCAGCACAGAAGGCTTCAATTTCTTCAGAATCAAGTTCTTCTACCGTAGGCTGGGGAAAATCTTGAGCTTCTAGCATCAGAGCAAAACGAGTGGCATCATCATGGGACTCAAACATTAATACAATATCGCGTTCGCCCATTTTTAAAGAATGAATCCCTTGATTGTCACTTCCGGCATTAAATAAGAGTACGTAAACCCGCATAGTGCGATTAATATCCCTTTAATTATTTGTCTGATCAACGTTTTATCATTTTTTTTCAGTTTAACTAATTTTAGTCTCCAATTTGGAAAAGTGTTAATTAGCTGGCTCTAAAAAATCTTAAAATTGTTTCTGTGGTTAACTCAGGTTTTTCTAAATGAGGCACATGACCTGATTGGGGAATCCAAACTAGCTCACTATCGGGGATGGTACTTTCAAAGCGTGTTGCATCCTTAGTGCCGAGAATTTGGTCTTCTTCCCCCCAGATAATTAAGGTTTGCTGGGGGATTTGGCTGATTTTAGGACGGAGAAAGTTATAACCACCACTTTTAGTAAAAGAAATTATTGCTTTCGCCCAATTGGGATCAGCTAAATGTAATAGTGAACAATAGAGAGCATCTTCAGTGGCTAAACGGCGATCATAATAAGCATTTTCAATAATTCTTTTTCGTACTTTCACACTCTTTAAAAAGGCAGCTGCTAAACGATCTAGAGGGGGAAACATTAATTTTCCCATCGTGGGGCCACCAGCAAAGCCAGCGCTATCGAGTAACACTAATTTTTTGACAATTTCAGGATAAGTTAGAGCAAAATCAATGGCAGCAGCACCTCCCATAGAAGCCCCTACAAGAACCATTGGACGTTCTATTAGTTGCTTCCAAAAGGCATAAATATGGGCTTTAATTGCTTCTGGTGTCACAGGAATCTCTAGAGGACGATCGGTTAAACCAAACCCCAAAAAATCCAGAGCAAAAGTTTCTGTTGTCGGCGTTAATTTCGGAAAGAGGCGACGAAACTCGATTAAAGAACTATCAAATCCATGTAGCAGTAAAATTGGTAGTTCTCCCTCTCCTCCTTGGATATAGGTTGTCTTGATCTTTTGAGAATTTAGAGAGGTTGCAATAGGCTCTTGTTTGATTTGATGAACTAATTGACAAGATTCTTTTTCGGTTAAATTTTGAGCAATATTAGGGATAAAATGGGGGAAATAAGTAGAGGT
This window of the Euhalothece natronophila Z-M001 genome carries:
- the murQ gene encoding N-acetylmuramic acid 6-phosphate etherase, whose amino-acid sequence is MVSSRGHLLTEQNNPHSRNLDQLSSLEIVELFNQEDAKTLTAIGNARYEIARAIDLTSEALQNGGRLFYVGAGTSGRLGVLDAAECPPTFCTSPELVQGIIAGGEQALVKSSEGLEDRVEDGESAIAHHQITSKDVVVGITAGGTTPYVQGAITAAQKQGATTIFIACVSPEEVTVKVDVDIRLLVGPEVLAGSTRLKAGTATKMALNILSTGVMVKLGKVYGNRMVDVAVTNQKLRDRALRILQELTPLSIEEASQLLEKSGNRVKTALLMQWQGVTREQAEAQLAVDNRLSSQTK
- a CDS encoding alpha/beta fold hydrolase, with the translated sequence MTSTYFPHFIPNIAQNLTEKESCQLVHQIKQEPIATSLNSQKIKTTYIQGGEGELPILLLHGFDSSLIEFRRLFPKLTPTTETFALDFLGFGLTDRPLEIPVTPEAIKAHIYAFWKQLIERPMVLVGASMGGAAAIDFALTYPEIVKKLVLLDSAGFAGGPTMGKLMFPPLDRLAAAFLKSVKVRKRIIENAYYDRRLATEDALYCSLLHLADPNWAKAIISFTKSGGYNFLRPKISQIPQQTLIIWGEEDQILGTKDATRFESTIPDSELVWIPQSGHVPHLEKPELTTETILRFFRAS
- a CDS encoding DUF3110 domain-containing protein translates to MRVYVLLFNAGSDNQGIHSLKMGERDIVLMFESHDDATRFALMLEAQDFPQPTVEELDSEEIEAFCAETGYEARRIPEGELITPPDTSVEQTDWNLQGTVNPSQEPKTDSLDDVRRRLENLL